One Malania oleifera isolate guangnan ecotype guangnan chromosome 10, ASM2987363v1, whole genome shotgun sequence genomic region harbors:
- the LOC131166732 gene encoding serine/threonine-protein phosphatase 7 long form homolog, whose product MGGGADQGGALCHMCKRLLGVVPAEGEIVGACIHMQFLKSKMFFQLPIAADGHTVACHAYAHLLHLICGTLFCDLSGSYAHLMFLPLFMEQAEIRQYSWGSTTLAWFYREMCHTVDVSHSLIRGALYLLQIWAWE is encoded by the coding sequence ATGGGAGGGGGCGCTGATCAGGGGGGAGCATTGTGCCACATGTGCaagagattgttaggagtggtgcctgCTGAGGGCGAGATAGTTGGTGCCTGCATCCACATGCAATTTCTTAAGAGCAAGATGTTTTTCCAGCTCCCAATAGCTGCAGATGGTCATACAGTAGCGTGCCACGCATATGCCCACTTGCTGCATTTGATATGTGGGACGCTATTCTGTGACCTCTCAGGGAGTTATGCGCACTTAATGTTCCTTCCACTCTTTATGGAGCAAGCAGAGATACGCCAGTACAGTTGGGGGTCCACAACATTAGCGTGGTTTTACCGAGAGATGTGCCACACTGTTGACGTGTCCCACTCGTTGATTAGAGGAGCACTCTACCTATTACAAATTTGGGCATGGGAGTGA